In the Ramlibacter tataouinensis TTB310 genome, one interval contains:
- a CDS encoding LysR family transcriptional regulator gives MASEIGWELYRTFLGALQAGSLSGAARALDLTQPTVGRHIDALEKALGVTLFTRSQAGLSPTDAAIGLRSYAEAMRSQAEALVRAAESQGAAAKGTVRVTASEVIGVEVLPPILARLRQEHPLLKVELVLANQMQDLLRREADIAVRMTRPTQDVLVARRLGNVELGLFAHRRYLRARGTPASVAELAGHSLIGYDRETPFLRAARKGFPFWHRSAFALRADSDVAQLACIRAGVGIGVCQVKLAMRQPDLVRVLAQEFSMPLDTWVTMHEDLRATRACQVVFDALVSGLGEYLAP, from the coding sequence ATGGCAAGCGAGATCGGCTGGGAACTCTACCGCACCTTCCTCGGAGCGCTGCAGGCGGGCTCGTTGTCCGGCGCCGCACGTGCCTTGGACCTGACCCAGCCGACCGTGGGCCGCCACATCGACGCGCTGGAAAAGGCGCTGGGCGTGACGCTGTTCACCCGCTCGCAGGCCGGTCTTTCGCCCACGGACGCGGCGATCGGCCTGCGCAGTTATGCCGAGGCGATGCGCAGCCAGGCCGAAGCGCTGGTACGCGCAGCCGAAAGCCAGGGTGCGGCCGCCAAGGGGACGGTGCGTGTCACCGCCAGCGAAGTGATCGGCGTCGAGGTGCTGCCCCCCATCCTGGCGCGCCTGCGGCAGGAGCATCCGCTGTTGAAGGTGGAGCTGGTTCTGGCCAACCAGATGCAGGACCTGCTTCGGCGCGAAGCCGACATCGCGGTGCGCATGACCCGCCCGACACAGGACGTCCTGGTCGCGCGACGGCTGGGTAACGTCGAGCTCGGCCTGTTCGCGCACAGGCGCTACCTGCGCGCGCGGGGCACGCCGGCAAGCGTCGCCGAGCTCGCCGGCCATTCGCTGATCGGCTACGACCGCGAGACGCCCTTCCTTCGGGCGGCCCGGAAAGGTTTTCCCTTCTGGCACCGATCGGCGTTCGCGCTGCGGGCGGACAGCGATGTCGCGCAGCTGGCCTGCATCCGGGCGGGCGTCGGCATCGGCGTGTGCCAGGTCAAGCTGGCGATGCGGCAGCCGGACCTGGTGCGTGTGCTTGCACAGGAGTTCAGCATGCCGCTGGATACCTGGGTGACGATGCATGAGGACCTGCGCGCCACGCGTGCGTGTCAGGTCGTGTTCGACGCGCTGGTCAGCGGGCTGGGGGAGTACCTGGCCCCGTAG
- a CDS encoding N-formylglutamate amidohydrolase — translation MTEQVRFLAGTTALVLDSPHSGTAYPADFRHACALSELRRAEDTHVDKLYDFAPALGVAWIEALFPRSYLDANRHPAEIDQSLLDAPWPGEIATDPGLLAKVRLGKGLVWRCTDDGLPIYDRKLPVGEVQARIEHCWNPYHASVAQAIDQAHAKHGFSIHINCHSMPAIAGSHATDFPGAAHADFVVGDRDGSTAAPALSQRVCDHLRGLGYSVDYNHPYKGVELVRRHGQPARHRHSIQLEVNRKLYMDEQTLQPHGGFGRLRDDLQSLVRRLLETDPRKLA, via the coding sequence ATGACTGAACAAGTCCGTTTCCTCGCGGGCACGACGGCGCTGGTGCTCGATTCGCCGCACAGCGGCACCGCCTATCCCGCCGATTTCCGCCATGCCTGCGCGCTGTCCGAGCTGCGGCGCGCCGAAGACACGCACGTGGACAAGCTCTACGATTTCGCGCCGGCGCTGGGCGTAGCCTGGATCGAGGCGCTGTTCCCGCGCAGTTATCTCGACGCCAACCGCCATCCGGCGGAGATCGACCAGAGCCTGCTCGATGCGCCCTGGCCCGGCGAGATCGCGACCGACCCCGGGCTGCTCGCCAAGGTGCGCCTGGGCAAGGGCCTGGTGTGGCGGTGCACCGACGACGGCCTGCCGATCTACGACCGCAAGCTCCCGGTGGGCGAGGTGCAGGCCCGCATCGAGCACTGCTGGAACCCCTACCACGCATCGGTGGCGCAAGCCATAGACCAGGCCCATGCGAAGCACGGCTTCAGCATCCACATCAACTGCCATTCCATGCCGGCGATCGCCGGCAGCCACGCCACCGACTTCCCCGGCGCCGCCCATGCCGACTTCGTGGTGGGCGACCGCGACGGCAGCACCGCCGCGCCCGCGCTGTCGCAGCGGGTGTGCGACCACCTGCGCGGCCTGGGCTACAGCGTGGACTACAACCATCCCTACAAGGGCGTGGAGCTGGTGCGGCGCCATGGCCAGCCGGCGCGGCACCGCCACAGCATCCAGCTGGAGGTCAACCGCAAGCTCTACATGGATGAGCAAACCCTGCAGCCGCACGGCGGCTTCGGCCGGCTGCGGGACGACCTGCAGTCGCTGGTCCGCCGCTTGCTCGAGACCGATCCGCGCAAGCTCGCCTGA
- a CDS encoding NAD(P)/FAD-dependent oxidoreductase has product MERVDAVVVGAGVVGLAVARALAQAGHETIVLEAGPGIGQGVSSRNSEVIHAGLYYTPGSLKARLCVRGKELLYAMCASHGIGHRRCGKLTVANSEEEVRALHGLQDRAAANGVPVEWLEARQAVAMEPALRCIAALHSPSTGIVDSHGFMLALQGDLERAGGMVAFHATVDSAQLAAGEGGLHVLNLADGTELATPVLVNAASLHACALARRFDGLDPRFVPREWFAKGNYYSLGGRAPFSRLIYPAPADAHLGTHLTLDLGGQAKFGPDIEWLDIRAPEEIDWRVDPRRADAFYAEVRRYWPGLPGGSLQPSYSGVRPKIHGPHEKAPDFRIDGPALHGIGGLVNLFGIESPGLTSSLAIAEQVVGAIGR; this is encoded by the coding sequence ATGGAACGGGTGGATGCTGTGGTCGTCGGCGCCGGCGTGGTCGGCCTGGCGGTGGCGCGTGCGCTGGCGCAGGCCGGGCACGAGACCATCGTGCTGGAAGCCGGCCCCGGCATCGGCCAGGGCGTGAGCTCGCGCAATAGCGAGGTGATCCACGCCGGCCTGTACTACACGCCGGGTTCGCTCAAGGCGCGGCTGTGCGTGCGCGGCAAGGAGCTGCTCTACGCGATGTGCGCCAGCCACGGCATCGGCCACCGCCGCTGCGGCAAGCTCACGGTCGCCAATAGCGAGGAGGAGGTGCGGGCGCTCCACGGCTTGCAGGACCGCGCGGCGGCCAATGGCGTCCCGGTCGAGTGGCTGGAAGCGCGGCAGGCGGTGGCGATGGAGCCGGCGCTGCGCTGCATCGCCGCGCTGCATTCGCCCAGCACCGGCATCGTGGACAGCCACGGCTTCATGCTGGCCTTGCAAGGGGACCTGGAGCGCGCCGGCGGCATGGTGGCTTTCCATGCCACCGTGGACTCGGCGCAGCTGGCCGCCGGCGAGGGCGGCCTGCACGTGCTGAACCTGGCCGACGGCACCGAGCTGGCCACGCCGGTGCTGGTGAACGCGGCGTCGCTGCACGCCTGCGCGCTGGCGCGGCGCTTCGACGGGCTGGACCCCCGGTTCGTCCCGCGCGAGTGGTTCGCCAAGGGCAACTACTACTCGCTCGGTGGCAGGGCGCCCTTCAGCCGTCTGATCTACCCGGCGCCGGCCGACGCCCACCTGGGCACGCACCTGACGCTGGACCTGGGCGGCCAGGCCAAGTTCGGCCCGGACATCGAGTGGCTGGACATCCGCGCGCCCGAGGAGATCGACTGGCGGGTGGACCCGCGGCGCGCCGATGCGTTCTACGCCGAGGTGCGGCGCTACTGGCCAGGACTGCCGGGCGGCAGCCTGCAGCCCAGCTACAGCGGCGTGCGGCCCAAGATCCACGGGCCGCACGAGAAGGCGCCGGACTTCCGCATCGACGGCCCGGCCCTGCATGGCATCGGCGGTCTGGTCAACCTGTTCGGTATCGAGTCGCCGGGCCTGACCAGCTCGCTGGCCATCGCCGAGCAGGTGGTGGGCGCCATCGGCCGCTGA
- a CDS encoding quinone-dependent dihydroorotate dehydrogenase has translation MPLLPYPLARPFLFHLDAERAHDLTLASLARLQGTPLQWAWRSRRVDDPVELAGLRFPNRVGLAAGLDKNARCIDAFAGMGFGFVEVGTVTPLAQPGNAKPRMFRLPQAQALVNRLGFNNEGLEAFVANVQRSAVRRRSLHDGGIVLGLNIGKNAATPIEDATRDYLTGLEGVYPHADYVTVNISSPNTQNLRALQSDEALDALLAALARRRAELEQRHGRRVPLFVKIAPDLDEAQVRVIAATLQRHGMDGVIATNTTLSRDAVQGLPHAQEAGGLSGAPVLEASNRVIRQLRAALGPRFPIVGVGGVMSGPDAVSKIEAGADLVQVYTGLIYRGPALAGEAAYALRAHGRRR, from the coding sequence ATGCCGCTGCTGCCTTACCCGCTGGCCCGCCCCTTCCTGTTCCACCTGGACGCCGAGCGCGCCCATGACCTGACCCTGGCCTCGCTGGCGCGGCTGCAAGGAACGCCCCTGCAATGGGCGTGGCGCAGCCGGCGCGTCGACGACCCCGTCGAGCTGGCCGGGCTGCGCTTCCCCAACCGCGTCGGGTTGGCCGCCGGACTGGACAAGAACGCACGCTGCATCGACGCCTTTGCCGGCATGGGCTTCGGCTTCGTCGAGGTCGGCACCGTCACGCCTCTGGCCCAGCCGGGCAATGCCAAGCCGCGCATGTTCCGGCTGCCGCAGGCCCAGGCCCTGGTCAACCGGCTGGGCTTCAACAACGAGGGCCTGGAGGCCTTCGTGGCCAACGTGCAGCGTTCGGCCGTGCGTCGGCGCAGCCTGCATGACGGCGGCATCGTGCTGGGCCTGAACATCGGCAAGAACGCCGCCACCCCCATCGAGGACGCCACGCGCGACTACCTGACGGGCCTGGAAGGCGTGTACCCGCACGCGGACTACGTGACGGTCAACATCTCCAGCCCCAACACCCAGAACCTGCGGGCGCTGCAGAGCGACGAGGCCCTCGATGCGCTGCTGGCGGCGCTGGCGCGGCGGCGCGCCGAGCTGGAGCAGCGGCACGGCCGCCGCGTGCCGCTGTTCGTGAAGATCGCGCCCGACCTGGACGAGGCGCAGGTCCGGGTGATCGCCGCCACCCTCCAGCGCCACGGCATGGACGGCGTGATCGCCACCAACACCACCCTGAGCCGTGACGCGGTGCAAGGCCTGCCGCACGCGCAGGAAGCCGGCGGCCTGAGCGGCGCGCCGGTGCTGGAGGCCAGCAACCGCGTGATCCGGCAGCTGCGTGCCGCGCTGGGCCCGCGCTTTCCCATCGTCGGCGTGGGCGGCGTGATGAGCGGACCGGATGCGGTCTCCAAGATCGAGGCCGGGGCCGACCTGGTGCAGGTCTACACCGGGCTGATCTACCGCGGCCCGGCCCTGGCGGGCGAGGCCGCGTACGCCCTGCGGGCGCACGGCCGCCGCCGGTGA
- the rpiA gene encoding ribose-5-phosphate isomerase RpiA, with protein MDNPSFCSAGDCRVTQDELKALVGQAALQYVVPGEVVGVGTGSTVNKFIEALATVKDRLPGAVSSSEASTQRLRALGIRVFDANEVGELSVYIDGADEIDGRGHMVKGGGAALTREKIVAAQSRRFVCIADESKRVEVLGRFPVPVEVIPMASARITRQFAAIGGTARARLKDGAPLLTDNGQHLLDVSGLAIADPMAFETEVNQWPGVVTVGVFAHQKAAVCLLGTSGGVRTLTF; from the coding sequence ATGGATAATCCGTCGTTTTGCTCAGCCGGGGATTGTCGCGTGACGCAGGATGAATTGAAGGCGCTGGTCGGCCAGGCGGCGCTGCAGTACGTGGTGCCCGGCGAGGTCGTGGGCGTGGGCACCGGATCCACCGTCAACAAGTTCATCGAAGCCCTGGCCACCGTCAAGGACCGCCTGCCGGGCGCGGTCTCCAGTTCGGAGGCGTCGACGCAGCGGCTGCGGGCGCTGGGCATCCGGGTGTTCGACGCCAATGAGGTCGGCGAGCTGTCGGTCTACATCGATGGGGCCGACGAGATCGACGGCCGCGGCCACATGGTCAAGGGCGGCGGCGCCGCGCTCACGCGCGAAAAGATCGTGGCGGCGCAGTCCCGGCGCTTTGTCTGCATCGCCGACGAATCCAAGCGCGTCGAGGTGCTGGGCCGCTTCCCGGTGCCGGTGGAGGTGATCCCCATGGCCAGCGCACGCATCACGCGCCAGTTCGCGGCGATCGGCGGCACCGCGCGCGCGCGGCTGAAGGACGGCGCGCCGCTGCTCACCGACAACGGCCAGCACCTCCTGGACGTCAGCGGCCTGGCCATCGCCGACCCGATGGCGTTCGAGACCGAGGTAAACCAGTGGCCCGGGGTGGTGACCGTCGGTGTCTTCGCCCACCAGAAAGCCGCCGTGTGCCTGCTGGGCACGAGCGGCGGCGTGCGGACGCTGACCTTCTAG
- a CDS encoding glutaredoxin family protein: MSRTRPVLAAGLAALMAAATPIVAQGQQVWRIVGPDGRVTFSDKPPQEPNAKAAPAASGGSGGSGTAGLPFELRQVAGKYPVTLYTGTNCVPCGSGRAMLTSRGIPFTEKTVTTAEDAQALERLAGESSLPLLTIGGQQLKGYSDSEWTQFLDAAGYPKNSVLPASYRPPAATPLVAVQRPAAPTTAAPASNTANQRATVPAPSSGSSPSNPAGIQF, translated from the coding sequence ATGTCCCGCACCCGTCCCGTGCTGGCGGCCGGCCTGGCCGCGTTGATGGCTGCCGCGACGCCGATCGTGGCGCAAGGCCAACAGGTCTGGCGCATCGTCGGACCCGACGGCCGCGTCACCTTCTCCGACAAGCCGCCCCAGGAACCCAACGCCAAGGCGGCGCCGGCGGCCTCCGGCGGATCGGGCGGGTCCGGCACCGCCGGCCTTCCCTTCGAGCTGCGCCAGGTAGCCGGCAAGTACCCCGTCACCTTGTACACCGGTACGAACTGCGTGCCCTGCGGCTCGGGCCGAGCCATGCTCACCAGCCGCGGTATCCCCTTCACCGAAAAGACCGTCACCACCGCCGAGGATGCGCAGGCGCTCGAGCGGCTGGCCGGCGAGAGCTCGCTGCCGCTGCTGACCATCGGCGGCCAGCAGCTCAAGGGCTATTCCGATTCGGAGTGGACGCAGTTCCTGGACGCGGCGGGGTACCCGAAAAATTCGGTGCTGCCCGCCTCGTACCGGCCGCCGGCGGCCACGCCCCTGGTGGCGGTGCAGCGCCCTGCGGCGCCGACGACCGCGGCGCCCGCCTCCAACACGGCCAACCAGCGCGCCACCGTGCCCGCGCCCTCCTCCGGCTCCAGCCCGTCCAACCCGGCGGGCATCCAGTTCTAG
- a CDS encoding M3 family metallopeptidase, producing MSNPLLDFSDLPLFDRIKPEHVAPAMDELLAQSEAALEAVAQPGFPATWKDLAGTLDVATEKLGRAWGAVSHLNSVADTPELRAAYNAALPRVTEFWTRLGSDERLYAKYKAIDPATLNPEQRRARENAIRNFVLGGAELTGAAKERFAKIQERQAELSQKFSENALDATDAFAYYARQDELAGVPEDVVQAARAAAQADGKEGYKLTLKMPSYLPVMQFAHSSALREQLYRAYVTRASDQAPQEFRKFDNSELVREILALRQEEARLLGYRNFGEVSVVPKMADSPQQVIDFLRDLARRARPYAEKDVADMRAFAAEKLGIADPQPWDWSYIGEKLKEERYAFSEQEVKPYFTAPKVLGGLFKIVETLFEVAIRRDQAPVWVPGVEFYRIERNGRLVGQFYLDPAARSGKRGGAWMDDVRARWLRPDNGQLQTPVAHLVCNFADGVEGKPPLLTHDDVTTLFHEFGHGLHHMLTQVNERDVSGISGVEWDAVELPSQFMENFCWEWSVLRHMTAHVDTGEPLPRELFDKMLAARNFQSGLQTLRQIEFALFDMLLHTEHEPAQDFMPLLKRVRDEVAVIQPPAFSRTAHTFSHIFAGGYAAGYYSYKWAEVLSADAYAAFEETADPEGSPSVETGRKYREAILEAGGSRPAMESFKAFRGREPKLDALLRHQGMA from the coding sequence ATGAGCAATCCCCTTCTCGATTTCAGCGACCTCCCCCTGTTCGACCGTATCAAGCCGGAGCACGTGGCGCCGGCCATGGACGAGCTGCTGGCCCAGAGCGAGGCGGCCCTGGAGGCCGTTGCCCAGCCCGGCTTCCCGGCAACCTGGAAAGACCTGGCCGGCACGCTGGACGTGGCCACCGAGAAGCTGGGCCGCGCCTGGGGCGCGGTCAGCCATCTCAACAGCGTGGCTGACACGCCCGAGCTGCGCGCCGCCTACAACGCCGCCCTGCCCCGCGTGACCGAGTTCTGGACCCGCCTGGGCAGCGATGAGCGCCTGTACGCCAAGTACAAGGCCATCGACCCGGCCACGCTCAACCCTGAGCAGCGCCGGGCGCGCGAGAACGCGATCCGCAACTTCGTGCTGGGCGGCGCCGAGCTGACCGGCGCGGCCAAGGAGCGTTTCGCCAAGATCCAGGAGCGCCAGGCCGAGCTGAGCCAGAAGTTCAGCGAGAACGCGCTGGACGCCACCGACGCCTTCGCCTACTACGCCCGGCAGGACGAGCTGGCCGGCGTGCCCGAGGACGTGGTGCAGGCCGCCCGCGCCGCTGCCCAGGCCGACGGCAAGGAGGGCTACAAGCTCACGCTCAAGATGCCCAGCTACCTGCCGGTGATGCAGTTCGCGCACAGCAGCGCGCTGCGCGAGCAGCTGTACCGCGCCTACGTCACGCGCGCCAGCGACCAGGCGCCGCAGGAGTTCCGCAAGTTCGACAACAGCGAGCTGGTCCGCGAGATCCTGGCCCTGCGCCAAGAGGAAGCGCGGCTGCTGGGCTACCGCAACTTCGGCGAGGTCTCGGTCGTGCCCAAGATGGCCGATTCGCCGCAGCAGGTGATCGATTTCCTGCGCGACCTGGCCCGCCGCGCCCGGCCCTATGCCGAGAAGGACGTGGCCGACATGCGCGCCTTCGCCGCCGAAAAGCTGGGCATCGCCGACCCGCAGCCCTGGGACTGGTCGTACATCGGCGAGAAACTCAAGGAGGAGCGCTACGCCTTCAGCGAGCAGGAGGTCAAGCCCTACTTCACCGCGCCCAAGGTGCTGGGCGGGCTGTTCAAGATCGTCGAGACCCTGTTCGAGGTGGCGATCCGCCGCGACCAGGCGCCGGTGTGGGTGCCGGGCGTGGAGTTCTACCGGATCGAGCGCAACGGCCGTTTGGTGGGCCAGTTCTACCTGGACCCGGCCGCCCGCAGCGGCAAGCGCGGCGGCGCCTGGATGGACGACGTGCGCGCCCGCTGGCTGCGGCCCGACAACGGGCAGCTGCAGACGCCGGTGGCGCACCTGGTGTGCAACTTCGCCGACGGCGTGGAGGGCAAGCCGCCGCTGCTGACGCACGACGACGTCACCACCCTGTTCCACGAGTTCGGCCACGGCCTGCACCACATGCTGACGCAAGTGAACGAGCGCGACGTCTCGGGCATCAGCGGCGTGGAATGGGACGCGGTGGAGCTGCCCAGCCAGTTCATGGAGAACTTCTGCTGGGAGTGGAGCGTGCTGCGCCACATGACGGCTCATGTGGACACCGGCGAGCCGCTGCCGCGCGAGCTGTTCGACAAGATGCTGGCCGCCCGCAATTTCCAGAGCGGCCTGCAGACGCTGCGGCAGATCGAGTTCGCGCTGTTCGACATGCTGCTGCACACCGAGCACGAGCCGGCGCAGGACTTCATGCCGCTGCTCAAGCGGGTGCGCGACGAGGTGGCCGTGATCCAGCCGCCGGCCTTCAGCCGCACCGCGCACACCTTCAGCCACATCTTCGCCGGCGGCTACGCGGCGGGGTACTACAGCTACAAGTGGGCCGAGGTGCTGTCGGCCGACGCGTATGCGGCGTTCGAGGAGACGGCCGATCCCGAGGGTAGTCCCAGCGTGGAAACCGGGCGAAAATACCGCGAGGCCATCCTGGAGGCCGGCGGCAGCCGGCCGGCGATGGAGTCGTTCAAGGCCTTCCGCGGCCGCGAACCCAAGCTGGACGCGCTGTTGCGGCACCAGGGCATGGCCTGA